In a single window of the Hoyosella subflava DQS3-9A1 genome:
- the pgsA gene encoding CDP-diacylglycerol--glycerol-3-phosphate 3-phosphatidyltransferase, producing the protein MGGGTHSLPHPPAEHGAVPVLNAANVLTMIRILIVPLFLVALLVDSGQSTVWRVTAALLFVIAAVTDRIDGQVARKYGLVTDFGKIADPIADKALMGGALVGLSILGDLSWWITGIILFRELGITVLRFWVIRHGVIPASRGGKLKTLVQTIAIGFYLFPLPDWVSPISMTLMALAVIITVVTGLDYVVQALQLRRHGRKHAHR; encoded by the coding sequence GTGGGCGGCGGCACACACAGCCTGCCGCATCCACCTGCGGAGCACGGTGCTGTGCCGGTGCTGAATGCCGCCAATGTTCTGACAATGATCCGCATCCTGATAGTTCCGCTCTTCCTCGTAGCGTTACTGGTCGACAGCGGCCAGTCGACAGTCTGGCGCGTGACGGCGGCGCTGCTCTTCGTCATTGCTGCCGTGACCGACCGGATTGACGGGCAAGTAGCCCGAAAATACGGCTTGGTCACCGACTTCGGCAAAATTGCAGACCCGATTGCCGACAAGGCGCTGATGGGCGGTGCGCTCGTCGGTTTGTCTATTCTCGGAGACCTCAGCTGGTGGATTACGGGGATCATTCTCTTTCGTGAACTCGGAATTACCGTGCTGCGATTCTGGGTAATTCGCCACGGCGTGATCCCCGCGAGTCGAGGCGGGAAGCTCAAGACGCTCGTCCAGACCATCGCAATCGGCTTCTATCTGTTCCCCTTGCCCGACTGGGTGTCGCCGATCAGCATGACGCTCATGGCGCTTGCTGTCATCATCACCGTGGTCACCGGCCTCGATTACGTCGTTCAGGCGCTTCAACTCCGGCGGCATGGCAGGAAACACGCACATCGATGA
- a CDS encoding helix-turn-helix domain-containing protein — protein MALLLREALGDSLRRVRVSQSRTLREVSSLARVSLGYLSEVERGRKEASSELLASICDALDVELADVLFDVSSLLADGVATRSGDPVGATQGRASGGSAADGADRGRSRMVIPQEASSEGMADSQTSKKAPAGALVAA, from the coding sequence ATGGCGCTGCTGCTACGTGAGGCACTAGGCGACAGCTTGCGGCGCGTCCGTGTGTCTCAGAGCCGGACGCTGCGCGAGGTATCGAGCCTGGCGCGAGTCAGCCTAGGTTATCTCTCGGAAGTGGAGCGCGGAAGAAAAGAGGCGTCGAGCGAACTCCTCGCGTCGATCTGTGACGCCCTCGACGTTGAACTCGCTGATGTGCTGTTCGATGTGAGCTCGCTACTCGCCGATGGGGTGGCTACGCGGTCAGGTGATCCCGTAGGCGCGACTCAAGGGCGCGCCAGCGGCGGTAGCGCTGCTGACGGCGCTGACAGAGGCCGTTCGCGCATGGTCATCCCGCAAGAAGCAAGCTCGGAGGGCATGGCGGACTCGCAGACATCAAAGAAGGCACCCGCCGGTGCGCTCGTTGCGGCCTGA
- a CDS encoding RNA polymerase sigma factor, which produces MVQSLIESVFRAESGRALATVAAITHSLDLAEDAVQEAFVDALRSWADEGIPERPGAWITTAARNRAIDRVRRESKRPQREQLAQLTAAAEMAGAGPESAEDHELQLLFTCCHPALARPARIALTLRLVFGLSAEEIARLVLDAESTVAQRLSRAKAKIRTAGIPLRVPPRELFAERLPSVLSCIYLTFTEGYAPAAGDAVIRADLCRESIRLARLVHRVTPEDSEAEALLALLLLQDSRRAARMDSAGSVIPIEDQDRDSWDKMKAQAGLAHLRSAAVRGHGPYLLQAVIACAHTMAPSFSQTDWATIVAAYDQLLDHQDSPVVRLNRAIALGFRDGYTAGLEELDTLAADTRLARSHIFHAARADLCRRAGRNTDAARSYEEALRAVKNSAVRAFLERRLQEVQSDSAPSTGDHSRI; this is translated from the coding sequence GTGGTGCAGAGTCTGATCGAGTCGGTGTTTCGGGCCGAGAGCGGCCGGGCACTCGCGACTGTCGCGGCGATTACGCACAGTCTTGACCTTGCTGAAGACGCGGTGCAGGAGGCGTTCGTGGATGCCTTGCGGTCCTGGGCTGATGAGGGTATCCCCGAGCGCCCCGGCGCCTGGATCACGACTGCCGCGCGGAATCGGGCTATCGATCGGGTGCGACGCGAGTCGAAGCGGCCACAACGGGAACAATTAGCGCAGCTGACCGCTGCTGCTGAGATGGCTGGGGCCGGGCCGGAGTCCGCGGAAGACCACGAACTCCAGTTGCTCTTCACGTGCTGTCATCCGGCCCTTGCACGACCAGCCAGGATAGCGCTGACACTCCGCCTCGTTTTCGGCCTGTCAGCAGAAGAAATTGCACGGCTCGTCCTCGATGCAGAGTCGACAGTCGCGCAGCGTCTCAGCCGGGCGAAAGCAAAGATCCGGACTGCTGGAATCCCATTGAGGGTCCCGCCACGTGAGCTCTTTGCCGAGCGACTGCCCTCGGTCCTGTCATGCATTTACCTGACATTCACTGAGGGTTACGCACCTGCAGCGGGCGACGCCGTAATCCGGGCTGACCTGTGCCGTGAGAGTATTCGGCTCGCGCGGCTCGTTCATCGCGTGACGCCGGAGGATAGCGAAGCCGAAGCGCTGCTCGCCCTATTGCTTCTCCAGGACAGCCGCCGGGCTGCCCGGATGGATTCTGCGGGGAGTGTCATTCCGATTGAAGATCAGGATCGGGACTCCTGGGACAAGATGAAGGCCCAGGCGGGGCTAGCGCACCTCAGATCTGCTGCGGTCCGCGGTCACGGCCCCTACCTGCTTCAAGCGGTGATCGCTTGTGCGCACACGATGGCTCCGTCGTTCAGTCAGACCGACTGGGCGACAATCGTCGCGGCGTACGATCAGCTGCTCGATCACCAGGACTCCCCCGTGGTGCGGCTGAACCGCGCCATCGCCCTTGGGTTTCGAGATGGCTACACCGCTGGTCTTGAGGAGCTCGACACGCTCGCCGCAGACACGCGACTGGCGCGGTCACACATATTCCACGCGGCGCGGGCCGACCTTTGCCGTCGCGCGGGGCGGAACACTGACGCGGCACGCAGTTACGAAGAAGCGCTTCGTGCCGTCAAGAACTCAGCCGTGCGGGCCTTCCTGGAACGGCGCCTCCAGGAGGTTCAGTCGGACAGTGCGCCCAGCACAGGGGACCACTCACGGATCTGA
- a CDS encoding YciI family protein: MHYFALLIGAENENEVPGTPEFEAAVAGYEEFDRWAGDSVVWGVALHSVNEGMRRKPDGMITDGPFTESAEVVGGLYVLAAENLDDAIEIARRIPAAMDGAIEMWPMAEWTLSDNSYSENWVALIREPASDTPDPGTSAWDSGVAEHEKFGSAAREWLRGGGALYPSSAATTIRVRDGKLLLSDGPYIESAEVVNGIYLFKCDEEEARALAARVPTGPRGGIEMRKVVSF, translated from the coding sequence ATGCATTACTTTGCCCTACTCATCGGTGCGGAGAACGAGAACGAGGTTCCCGGTACACCAGAATTCGAGGCGGCGGTAGCTGGCTACGAGGAGTTTGATCGGTGGGCCGGAGACTCCGTGGTCTGGGGAGTCGCGCTGCATTCCGTGAACGAGGGGATGCGCAGGAAGCCAGACGGCATGATCACGGACGGCCCGTTCACCGAATCCGCCGAAGTGGTGGGTGGCCTCTACGTCCTGGCTGCCGAAAATCTCGATGATGCAATCGAAATCGCGCGCCGAATCCCAGCTGCGATGGATGGAGCGATTGAAATGTGGCCGATGGCGGAATGGACGCTCTCGGACAACAGCTACAGCGAAAACTGGGTCGCACTCATCAGGGAACCCGCGAGCGATACACCAGATCCCGGCACCAGCGCGTGGGACAGTGGTGTTGCCGAACACGAGAAGTTCGGTAGCGCCGCACGTGAATGGCTACGCGGCGGCGGTGCGCTTTACCCGTCGTCCGCCGCGACAACGATCCGCGTGCGAGACGGGAAATTGCTGCTCAGTGACGGTCCCTACATCGAGTCGGCCGAAGTCGTGAATGGGATCTACCTTTTCAAGTGCGACGAGGAAGAGGCCCGCGCGCTCGCGGCCCGCGTACCAACGGGTCCGCGGGGCGGAATTGAGATGCGAAAGGTCGTCTCATTCTGA
- a CDS encoding amino-acid N-acetyltransferase, which translates to MENYGRREPEVSRYPEFIVRRARTADVPKIKRLIDIYAPKILLEKNLVTLYESVQEFWVAEREDDIISCGALHVLWSDLGEVRTVAVDPAHKGCGSGRAVVSQLIETARDLGLQRVFVLTFEVKFFSQLGFTEIDGTPVTSEVFTEMRRSYDTGVAEFLDLSYVKPNTLGNTRMLREL; encoded by the coding sequence ATGGAAAATTACGGTCGCAGGGAGCCTGAGGTGTCTCGATATCCGGAGTTCATCGTGCGCCGCGCCCGTACCGCAGACGTACCCAAGATCAAGCGCCTTATCGACATTTACGCACCCAAGATCCTCCTGGAAAAGAACCTGGTCACCCTCTACGAATCGGTGCAGGAGTTCTGGGTCGCCGAACGCGAAGACGACATCATTTCGTGTGGGGCGCTGCACGTACTCTGGTCCGACCTCGGGGAAGTGCGCACCGTCGCGGTCGATCCAGCGCATAAAGGCTGTGGTTCCGGGCGTGCCGTCGTGTCCCAGCTCATCGAGACCGCCCGCGACCTCGGCCTGCAGCGTGTCTTTGTATTGACGTTTGAAGTGAAGTTCTTCTCCCAGCTGGGGTTCACCGAGATCGATGGAACCCCTGTCACATCCGAAGTATTCACAGAAATGCGCAGGTCTTACGACACAGGTGTCGCCGAGTTTCTCGACCTCAGTTACGTCAAGCCCAATACGCTAGGCAACACGCGCATGTTGCGGGAACTCTGA
- a CDS encoding YciI family protein: protein MRMFAVEYTYSGEDADARLAARPDHRSWLSGLVSTGVVVSAGAFADGTGALILVAADKIGDVDALRKLLADDPFATGGFIHGVQIREWSPVLGALSD from the coding sequence ATGCGGATGTTCGCAGTGGAATACACCTACTCGGGAGAGGACGCGGATGCTCGGCTGGCCGCTCGTCCTGACCACCGCTCATGGCTGTCAGGGCTCGTTTCAACCGGTGTCGTTGTGTCCGCTGGGGCTTTCGCGGACGGCACGGGCGCGCTCATCCTCGTCGCCGCCGACAAGATCGGTGACGTTGATGCGCTGCGCAAACTGCTCGCCGATGATCCTTTCGCGACCGGTGGTTTCATCCATGGCGTTCAGATCCGTGAGTGGTCCCCTGTGCTGGGCGCACTGTCCGACTGA
- a CDS encoding CinA family protein, translated as MIAYDILAESTGADLLVAALLRRHETIACAESLTAGLASAALAGIPGVSDALRGGVVVYSTDAKRILADVSQEALDAEGAVSAATAELMAERIRLKLDATWGLSLTGVAGPDPQEGVLPGTVYVGISGAGVSRSTKLALQGDRWNVRLMAVARAFGEVLIELSEERV; from the coding sequence ATGATCGCCTATGACATTCTCGCCGAGAGCACTGGCGCCGATCTGCTGGTCGCTGCGCTGCTGCGACGACACGAAACAATTGCGTGCGCTGAGTCGCTGACCGCCGGTCTGGCCAGTGCTGCTCTCGCCGGCATCCCGGGGGTAAGCGACGCACTCCGCGGTGGGGTGGTCGTCTACTCGACCGACGCGAAGCGCATCCTGGCTGACGTGTCTCAAGAGGCACTTGATGCCGAAGGTGCTGTGTCTGCGGCTACTGCCGAACTCATGGCGGAAAGAATCCGGCTGAAGCTTGATGCCACCTGGGGTTTGTCGCTGACTGGTGTGGCCGGCCCTGATCCTCAGGAAGGTGTGCTCCCGGGAACGGTGTATGTCGGGATTAGTGGCGCCGGGGTGTCTCGCTCGACGAAACTTGCCCTGCAGGGCGACCGCTGGAATGTCCGGCTCATGGCGGTCGCACGCGCGTTTGGTGAGGTCCTTATCGAACTGAGTGAGGAACGCGTCTAG
- a CDS encoding PspA/IM30 family protein, whose product MANPFVKWWNYMKAKMNASIDENADPKIQIQQAIEEAQRQHQALSQQAAAVIGNQRQLEMRLNRQIAEVEKLQASTRQALQMSEKAIGQGDAAKAQEYENAAEAFAAQLVTAEANIEDLKALHDQSMEAAKQAKRAVEQNAMMLQQKIAERTKLLSQLEQAKMQEQVSNSLRSMTELAAPTNTPSLDAVRDKIERRYANALGSSELAKNSVQGRMMEVQQATVQMAGHSRLEQIRASMKGGQIGSGAQPEQPQVAPAQKPAQPQGESEQNPAS is encoded by the coding sequence ATGGCGAATCCTTTTGTCAAATGGTGGAACTACATGAAAGCCAAGATGAATGCCTCCATCGACGAAAACGCCGATCCCAAGATCCAGATTCAGCAAGCGATTGAAGAGGCACAGCGGCAGCATCAAGCGCTCTCGCAACAGGCTGCGGCCGTTATCGGCAATCAGCGCCAGCTCGAGATGCGGCTGAACCGGCAGATCGCCGAGGTGGAGAAGCTGCAAGCGAGCACCCGTCAGGCTCTGCAGATGTCGGAAAAGGCTATCGGACAGGGTGATGCGGCGAAGGCGCAGGAGTATGAAAATGCTGCCGAGGCGTTCGCTGCGCAGCTCGTCACCGCTGAGGCCAACATCGAGGACCTCAAGGCCCTCCATGATCAGTCGATGGAGGCGGCGAAGCAGGCGAAGCGCGCGGTCGAGCAGAACGCGATGATGCTCCAGCAGAAGATCGCGGAGCGGACTAAGCTCCTCAGCCAGCTCGAACAGGCCAAGATGCAGGAGCAAGTCAGCAACTCGCTGCGGTCGATGACAGAACTTGCCGCACCGACAAATACCCCCAGCCTCGATGCAGTGCGGGACAAGATCGAGCGTCGCTACGCGAACGCTCTCGGTTCCTCCGAGTTGGCCAAGAACTCGGTGCAGGGCCGCATGATGGAGGTCCAGCAGGCAACCGTTCAGATGGCAGGCCACAGCCGCCTCGAGCAGATCCGCGCGTCAATGAAGGGCGGACAGATCGGTTCGGGCGCACAGCCAGAGCAGCCCCAGGTCGCTCCTGCGCAGAAGCCTGCTCAGCCTCAGGGCGAGTCTGAGCAGAACCCGGCGAGCTGA
- a CDS encoding epoxide hydrolase family protein has translation MTTSHEPPRVMPAPFRINIRQDQIDDLNDRLARTRWPDDLPGSGWKYGVPGWYLKELADYWLSSYDWRTHEAQLNEHPQYLAEIDGQQIHFMHIRSPESDALPLLLIHGWPSSIVDFAAMISPLTSPRTHGAAPSDAFHLVIPSLPGFGFSGPTRNQGEASTSNYAAVLKKLMKQLGYDRYGAHGGDLGSLVAPELGRIDTGHVVGVHMNGPLTVPAWDADPAMFPEEEQEPLAQLMSWAEGEGSGYAAIQGDRPQNIAYGLVDSPAAQLAWITEHFRNLTDPAKELPEDAVNKDQLLTNVSIYWFTATAGSSARIYKESTDWGEPKESSGVPTGAAIFPGDVTLRSILERENNVVHWSRFERGGHFAAMEAPDLLTEDIQAFFRPLRSCAHSARQPGLSTGDGTH, from the coding sequence ATGACCACCTCGCACGAACCACCACGGGTAATGCCAGCCCCTTTCCGCATCAACATTCGGCAGGACCAGATCGACGATCTCAATGATCGCCTGGCGCGCACGCGCTGGCCTGATGACCTGCCCGGCTCTGGGTGGAAGTACGGGGTACCTGGGTGGTATCTCAAGGAACTTGCGGACTACTGGCTCAGTTCGTACGACTGGCGGACGCACGAAGCCCAATTGAACGAACACCCCCAGTACCTCGCAGAGATCGATGGCCAGCAGATCCATTTCATGCACATCAGATCTCCCGAATCCGATGCGCTGCCGCTGTTGCTGATACACGGATGGCCGAGCTCGATCGTCGACTTCGCAGCCATGATCAGTCCGCTGACCAGCCCCCGTACACACGGCGCCGCTCCTTCGGACGCGTTTCACCTGGTGATTCCGTCGCTGCCGGGGTTCGGATTCTCCGGTCCGACCCGAAACCAGGGCGAGGCATCGACTAGCAACTACGCCGCGGTTCTCAAGAAGTTGATGAAGCAGCTGGGGTACGACCGTTACGGCGCGCATGGCGGTGACCTCGGCTCGCTTGTAGCGCCTGAGTTGGGCCGGATAGATACGGGACACGTAGTCGGCGTGCACATGAACGGGCCACTCACGGTGCCGGCTTGGGATGCTGACCCTGCGATGTTCCCTGAGGAGGAACAAGAGCCACTGGCACAACTCATGTCGTGGGCAGAAGGTGAGGGCTCGGGGTACGCAGCCATTCAGGGTGACCGTCCACAGAACATCGCTTACGGACTTGTCGACTCACCGGCCGCGCAGCTGGCATGGATCACCGAACACTTCAGGAACCTGACCGACCCTGCGAAAGAACTGCCCGAGGACGCGGTCAACAAGGATCAGTTGCTCACCAACGTCAGCATTTACTGGTTCACCGCCACCGCCGGCTCGTCTGCACGGATCTACAAGGAGTCAACAGACTGGGGCGAGCCGAAGGAGAGTTCTGGCGTGCCCACCGGGGCCGCCATCTTCCCCGGAGACGTAACACTCCGCAGCATTCTTGAGCGCGAAAACAACGTGGTGCACTGGTCGCGATTCGAGCGTGGCGGACATTTCGCGGCGATGGAGGCTCCCGACCTGCTGACGGAAGACATCCAGGCATTCTTCCGCCCGCTCCGCTCATGCGCCCATTCAGCTAGGCAGCCCGGCCTGTCAACAGGCGATGGCACACACTGA
- a CDS encoding TerC family protein produces the protein MNVPLWIWAATIVAIIGFFVFDFYAHVKTPHAPSLRESGFWSAFYITLAVIFGFIVMGVWGTQYGGEYFAGYITEKALSVDNLFVFVIIMATFSIPREYQQKVLLIGIAMALVMRAGFIAVGAAAINNFSWVFYIFGAFLLFTAYKLMKDAGHEEEVTEQRDSKIIRFSRRFLPTTEEYDGDKLVTKVDGKRLFTPLALALVVIGFTDLLFALDSIPAIYGLTREPYIVFTANAFALLGLRQLYFLIGGLLERLVYLSHGLSIILGFIGVKLVLHALHENELPFINSGEPVHVPEVTTGISMIFIVSVLAIVTIASLIKTRHEKVSELS, from the coding sequence ATGAATGTTCCATTGTGGATATGGGCAGCAACCATTGTTGCCATCATCGGGTTTTTTGTCTTCGACTTCTATGCTCACGTGAAGACACCGCACGCTCCGTCGCTGCGGGAGTCGGGGTTTTGGTCGGCGTTCTACATCACGCTAGCTGTGATCTTCGGGTTCATCGTGATGGGAGTATGGGGCACCCAGTACGGTGGCGAATACTTCGCGGGCTACATCACCGAGAAGGCGCTGTCGGTCGACAACCTGTTTGTCTTCGTGATCATCATGGCGACGTTCTCGATTCCGCGCGAATATCAGCAGAAGGTACTGCTCATCGGTATTGCGATGGCACTAGTTATGCGTGCCGGTTTTATCGCTGTCGGTGCCGCGGCGATCAACAACTTCAGCTGGGTGTTCTACATCTTCGGCGCGTTTTTGCTGTTCACTGCATACAAGCTGATGAAGGACGCTGGCCACGAGGAAGAGGTCACCGAACAACGAGACTCGAAGATCATCCGATTCTCACGGCGGTTCCTCCCGACAACGGAGGAATACGACGGCGACAAGCTGGTCACCAAAGTTGATGGTAAACGGCTCTTCACACCGCTAGCGCTCGCGCTGGTCGTCATCGGCTTCACGGATCTGCTTTTCGCCCTCGATTCGATCCCCGCTATCTACGGCCTCACGCGCGAGCCGTACATTGTGTTCACCGCGAACGCCTTTGCGCTACTCGGCCTGCGTCAGTTGTACTTCCTCATCGGTGGCTTGCTTGAACGTCTGGTCTACCTTTCCCACGGCCTGTCGATCATCCTTGGTTTCATCGGCGTCAAGCTCGTTCTGCATGCTCTGCACGAGAACGAGCTCCCGTTCATCAACAGCGGTGAGCCCGTACATGTCCCGGAAGTGACCACAGGCATATCGATGATCTTCATCGTGTCGGTGCTTGCCATCGTGACCATCGCGAGCCTCATCAAAACTCGGCACGAGAAGGTGAGCGAACTCAGCTGA
- the pspM gene encoding phage shock envelope stress response protein PspM, whose translation MAMGGDARRVWSELQGRVTDAARKWTDPREKLLRKTRRARRRTARFGGLSAFSAAGTGTLALSSAPEWTIVAGGGVTLLTAVPAVVAWRKFREYRARPLPPRRPARRFEPHHASAVHSAMTRMSAAEQSLYRLVLVLNRSNAIPSGEADEILRAAMAAGDALETAARDTVGMEYARTRLHAAGDRTGAAADLAEPIRNLTAHINRGVAEVEDLTAAAARMTDAALGMSREGVLSGLDQQRDDLLSVTDRVAGLTSALQELHGLSQQYASPLSVRPATRGAPRTSPDLRASGLT comes from the coding sequence ATGGCAATGGGTGGGGACGCGCGCAGAGTGTGGTCCGAACTGCAGGGCCGCGTCACGGACGCGGCCCGCAAGTGGACTGACCCGCGCGAGAAATTGCTCCGCAAGACGCGTCGCGCTCGCCGCCGAACCGCAAGGTTCGGAGGGTTGAGCGCGTTCTCCGCCGCGGGGACTGGCACATTGGCACTTAGTTCCGCCCCCGAATGGACCATAGTGGCCGGTGGAGGTGTGACCCTCCTTACCGCAGTACCGGCGGTAGTCGCGTGGCGTAAGTTCCGCGAGTACCGTGCCCGCCCATTGCCGCCGCGTCGTCCCGCCCGACGATTTGAGCCGCACCATGCCTCGGCCGTTCACTCGGCGATGACGCGTATGAGCGCTGCTGAACAGAGTCTGTACCGCTTGGTCTTGGTGCTGAACCGCTCGAATGCGATACCGAGTGGCGAGGCCGATGAGATTCTGCGCGCAGCAATGGCTGCTGGCGACGCTCTGGAGACCGCAGCGCGCGACACCGTGGGCATGGAGTACGCGAGAACACGCTTGCACGCGGCGGGGGATAGGACGGGCGCTGCCGCGGATCTCGCAGAACCGATCCGGAACCTGACCGCGCACATAAACCGTGGCGTGGCAGAAGTCGAAGACCTCACAGCCGCTGCCGCTCGCATGACGGACGCCGCCCTGGGGATGTCGCGCGAGGGTGTGCTCTCAGGCCTCGATCAGCAACGCGACGATCTGCTGTCAGTGACGGACCGCGTCGCCGGCCTGACCTCAGCTCTGCAGGAACTTCACGGTCTCTCCCAGCAGTACGCTTCTCCTCTCTCGGTGCGCCCAGCGACTCGGGGTGCTCCCCGAACTTCCCCTGATCTTCGCGCTTCAGGGCTGACATGA
- a CDS encoding glycosyltransferase, producing the protein MRIAVIAGPDPGHAFPAMALCRAFEKAGDHAVLITGRRWLEHAKNAGLEAVELAGLMLPTGVEDDDAGRRINERAAAMSTAMLPDLNRLMPDLVVSDVITVAGAFAAERLGIPWVELSPHPLYLPSRGLPPIGSGLEPGRGLTGRARDITLRAFVNRDLRRGRRQRAHARASIGLPAHDPGPLGRVLATLPSLELPRPDWPDNAYVVGPLIWEPATEELPLPAGDKPVVMVSPSTASQGGAAGVLEGVVAGLRRSETPEAVPDFRVAAAMLGDAPRDLPPWVSAGVGRQDVLLAQAEVLVCGAGHGIIARGLLAGRPLVLVPGGGDQRELANRVIRMGAGVAVWPGRDGVPDPQELAHAIKQVTSDPSFAKAARKAAHSVEGVTDVVSVCHRLLTGRAA; encoded by the coding sequence ATGCGTATCGCCGTCATCGCAGGACCAGATCCCGGTCATGCGTTCCCTGCGATGGCTTTGTGCCGTGCCTTCGAAAAGGCAGGTGATCACGCAGTCCTGATCACTGGGCGGCGCTGGCTTGAGCATGCAAAGAATGCAGGGCTCGAAGCAGTGGAACTCGCCGGGCTGATGTTGCCGACAGGGGTTGAGGACGACGATGCGGGCCGCAGAATTAATGAGCGAGCCGCGGCGATGTCCACCGCGATGCTCCCCGATCTGAACCGGCTGATGCCGGATCTCGTTGTGTCGGACGTCATTACCGTAGCTGGAGCTTTTGCTGCCGAGCGCCTCGGGATTCCGTGGGTGGAGCTCTCGCCCCATCCGCTCTATCTGCCGTCGCGCGGCCTGCCGCCTATCGGCAGTGGGCTGGAGCCAGGTCGCGGGCTGACGGGACGGGCTCGGGACATCACTCTCCGGGCGTTCGTAAACCGGGATTTGCGCAGGGGCCGTCGCCAGCGCGCGCACGCGCGGGCCTCGATTGGGTTGCCCGCACACGACCCTGGACCGCTCGGCCGAGTACTTGCCACGCTGCCGTCGCTCGAATTGCCTAGACCGGACTGGCCAGACAATGCGTACGTTGTTGGACCATTGATCTGGGAACCAGCCACCGAGGAGCTTCCCTTGCCCGCAGGGGACAAACCGGTGGTCATGGTGTCGCCTTCCACAGCGTCACAGGGTGGAGCGGCGGGTGTCCTCGAGGGGGTAGTCGCCGGACTGCGAAGGTCAGAAACCCCTGAAGCGGTGCCTGACTTTCGCGTCGCTGCGGCGATGCTCGGAGACGCTCCGCGAGACCTGCCCCCTTGGGTATCAGCGGGCGTGGGACGCCAGGATGTCTTGCTCGCGCAGGCTGAAGTGCTGGTGTGTGGGGCTGGGCATGGCATCATCGCGCGCGGATTGTTGGCGGGCCGTCCACTCGTCCTGGTCCCAGGGGGAGGAGACCAGCGCGAGCTCGCGAACCGTGTCATTCGCATGGGTGCGGGGGTTGCGGTGTGGCCTGGCCGGGATGGTGTGCCAGATCCTCAGGAACTGGCTCATGCGATCAAGCAGGTCACTTCCGATCCGTCATTCGCAAAAGCGGCGCGCAAGGCTGCCCATTCGGTAGAGGGTGTCACTGATGTCGTCAGTGTGTGCCATCGCCTGTTGACAGGCCGGGCTGCCTAG
- a CDS encoding DUF3046 domain-containing protein, with translation MRLTEFHDRVRAEFGPVLGDSVLRDHVLIAMGGVTATVALRQGKSLRDVWWALCDDFDIPRDRW, from the coding sequence GTGCGTCTCACAGAGTTTCACGATCGTGTTCGAGCCGAGTTCGGTCCAGTGCTGGGTGACTCTGTGTTGCGCGACCATGTTCTTATCGCCATGGGCGGTGTGACCGCGACGGTAGCCCTTCGCCAGGGCAAAAGCTTGCGCGACGTGTGGTGGGCGTTGTGTGACGATTTCGACATTCCGCGCGATCGCTGGTGA